A single window of Bradyrhizobium daqingense DNA harbors:
- a CDS encoding IS3-like element ISRj2 family transposase (programmed frameshift), with product MTKKSRRTHSPAFKAKVALAAVKGDKTLAELAQLFDVHPNQITIWKNQLLEGAAGVFGHDKTSAETPVDLKALHAKIGELALENGFFVRRAHQGGPAERKAMIDRGHDLSIVRQAKVLKLARSTVYYEPRPVSAEDLALMRRLDELHLDYPFAGARMLRSLLRREGVYAGRRHIATLMKRMGIEAVYRRPNTSKPAPGHKIYPYLLRGLKIERPDHAWAMDITYIPMRRGFVYLAAVVDVFSRRVLAHRVSITMEAAFCVEAVQEALAKHGRPAIFNTDQGSQFTSLEFTDVLLDAKIAISMDGKGAWRDNVFVERLWRTVKYEEVYLRAYDSVSEARASIAKYLAFYNQGRPHSSLDGRTPDEAYFGTQAMVMAA from the exons ATGACGAAGAAGAGCCGCCGGACGCATTCTCCGGCATTCAAGGCGAAGGTTGCTTTGGCTGCGGTCAAAGGAGACAAGACACTGGCGGAGCTGGCGCAACTGTTTGATGTTCATCCGAACCAGATCACGATCTGGAAAAACCAGCTCCTGGAAGGCGCCGCCGGCGTGTTTGGGCATGACAAGACATCGGCCGAGACGCCGGTCGATTTGAAGGCGTTGCATGCCAAGATCGGCGAGCTGGCGTTGGAAAACG GATTTTTTGTCCGGCGCGCTCACCAAGGCGGGCCTGCTGAGCGCAAAGCGATGATCGACCGCGGTCATGATCTTTCTATCGTGCGCCAGGCGAAGGTCCTGAAGCTGGCTCGCAGCACGGTCTACTATGAACCTCGGCCAGTTTCGGCCGAGGACCTTGCCTTGATGCGTCGGCTCGATGAGCTGCATCTCGATTATCCCTTCGCGGGAGCGCGTATGCTGCGATCGTTGCTGCGGCGGGAGGGGGTATACGCCGGTCGCCGCCACATCGCGACGCTGATGAAGCGCATGGGGATCGAGGCGGTCTATCGTCGCCCGAACACGAGCAAGCCGGCTCCGGGTCACAAGATCTACCCGTACCTGTTGCGCGGATTGAAGATCGAGCGGCCCGACCATGCGTGGGCAATGGACATCACCTACATTCCGATGCGGCGTGGCTTCGTCTATCTCGCGGCGGTCGTCGATGTGTTCAGCCGACGGGTCCTGGCCCATCGCGTCTCGATCACAATGGAGGCGGCCTTCTGCGTCGAAGCGGTCCAGGAGGCGTTGGCGAAGCACGGCAGGCCCGCGATTTTCAACACGGACCAGGGCAGCCAGTTCACCAGCCTCGAGTTCACCGATGTGCTGCTGGACGCGAAGATCGCCATCAGCATGGATGGCAAGGGCGCCTGGCGCGACAACGTGTTTGTCGAGCGGCTCTGGCGCACGGTCAAATACGAAGAAGTTTATCTCCGCGCCTACGACAGCGTGTCCGAGGCGCGAGCGTCAATTGCCAAGTATCTGGCCTTCTACAATCAGGGACGCCCTCACTCGAGCCTTGACGGGCGCACGCCCGACGAGGCTTACTTCGGCACGCAAGCTATGGTGATGGCCGCATGA
- a CDS encoding sugar phosphate isomerase/epimerase family protein: MKMIKGPAIFLAQFAADAAPFNSLDTMCGWAASLGYKGIQIPSWDGRLFDLKKASESQAYADEVTGVAARHGLAITELSTHLQGQLVAVHPAYDAAFDGFAVPEVRGNAKARTEWAVDQVKRAILASRRLGLTAQATFSGALAWPYVYPWPQRPAGLIETAFDELARRWRPILDYADEHGVDLAYEIHPGEDLHDGVSYEMFLARVNDHKRANLLYDPSHFVLQQLDYLDYIDIYHQRIKAFHVKDAEFNPTGRQGVYGGFQSWVDRAGRFRSPGDGQVDFGAIFSKLTQYDYDSWAVLEWECALKHPEQGAREGAEFIRDHIIRVTERAFDDFAGTGADDAANRKMLGIT, encoded by the coding sequence ATGAAGATGATCAAAGGTCCTGCGATATTCCTCGCTCAGTTCGCTGCCGACGCGGCGCCGTTCAACTCGCTCGACACGATGTGCGGCTGGGCCGCCTCCTTGGGCTACAAGGGCATTCAGATTCCGAGTTGGGATGGCCGGCTCTTCGATCTGAAAAAGGCTTCGGAGTCTCAAGCCTATGCCGACGAGGTGACGGGTGTCGCGGCCCGCCACGGCCTTGCCATCACCGAACTTTCGACGCATCTCCAAGGCCAGCTCGTCGCCGTTCATCCCGCCTATGACGCGGCATTCGACGGCTTCGCCGTGCCGGAAGTGCGCGGCAACGCCAAGGCCCGCACGGAATGGGCGGTCGATCAGGTCAAGCGCGCCATTCTTGCGTCCAGGCGACTCGGGCTTACTGCCCAGGCGACTTTCTCCGGCGCGCTTGCCTGGCCCTATGTCTACCCTTGGCCGCAGCGTCCCGCTGGCCTGATCGAGACGGCCTTCGACGAACTCGCCAGGCGCTGGCGGCCCATCCTCGACTATGCCGACGAGCACGGTGTCGATCTCGCCTATGAGATCCATCCTGGCGAAGACCTTCACGACGGTGTCTCCTACGAGATGTTCCTCGCGCGGGTGAATGACCACAAGCGCGCGAACCTGCTCTACGATCCCTCGCACTTCGTCCTGCAACAGCTCGATTATCTCGACTACATCGACATCTACCACCAGCGCATCAAGGCATTTCACGTCAAGGACGCCGAATTCAACCCGACTGGCCGCCAGGGCGTCTATGGGGGATTCCAGAGCTGGGTTGACCGTGCCGGGCGCTTCCGGTCGCCCGGCGATGGTCAGGTCGATTTCGGCGCCATTTTCTCGAAGCTCACGCAATACGACTACGACAGCTGGGCGGTGCTCGAGTGGGAGTGTGCCCTGAAACATCCCGAGCAAGGCGCGCGCGAGGGTGCCGAGTTCATCCGAGACCATATCATCCGGGTTACTGAGAGAGCCTTCGACGACTTCGCAGGCACCGGCGCTGACGATGCTGCCAACCGCAAGATGCTCGGCATCACCTGA
- a CDS encoding TonB-dependent receptor, protein MIAIPAEAQQVSARQVGQLPPVTVTGPTAGPKRVARQKPLPNREMRNRSVARPTQELSIGESGGVMPASSSDGPNALRPTAASAIRFAGAEVNAVPFTRPGEALEIVPGLIVTQHSGEGKANQYFLRGFNLDHGTDLAITVDGMPVNMPTHGHGQGYADINFLIPELIQSVNVRKGPYFADVGDFGSAGAVGIDYVNKLPRNIAEVSLGSFGYRRAVTAGSATVGDGTLLSAIEGTKYNGPWDVPDDVRKINGLLRYSQGTVTDGFTLSGMAYANAWNSTDQVAQRAIDQGLINRWGTIDPTDGGVSSRFSLSANFAHSSAYGQTNVSAYAIRSDLQLYNNFTYFLDNPVNGDQFNQLDRRSVGGFDARHAFDWRFGSLETQTRVGVQTRYDDIQVGLFKTEQRNWLSTVREDRVQEGNVGIWTDSTTRWTDWLRTTVGIREDLFAGRVLSDTPENSGNAQASMVSPKAGIVLGPWFKTELYGNAGYGLHSNDIRGATITVDPNDKVTPLDRVPLLVRSRGAEVGVRTRPINGLTSSVALFVLDFDSELLFVGDAGTTEPSRPSRRVGVEWVNQYKPLPWLSVDLDLAYTRARFTNIDPVGDRIPGAPAWVGSAAITFGNETGWFGALKARYFGPRPLVEDDSVRSLSSLIFNARAGYRFDNGLRVQLDVLNLFNAHTNQIEYYYVSRLPGEPIEGVADRHVHPAEPLAVRLTVAARL, encoded by the coding sequence ATGATCGCGATTCCTGCCGAGGCGCAGCAGGTTTCAGCGCGGCAGGTCGGTCAGCTGCCCCCGGTCACCGTCACCGGTCCAACCGCAGGCCCCAAGCGGGTCGCGCGGCAAAAGCCGTTGCCAAACCGGGAGATGCGCAACAGGTCTGTAGCCCGCCCCACACAAGAGCTCTCGATCGGAGAGTCCGGTGGCGTCATGCCAGCATCTTCATCTGATGGCCCGAATGCTTTGCGACCGACGGCTGCCAGCGCGATCCGCTTCGCGGGGGCTGAAGTAAATGCAGTACCGTTCACCCGGCCCGGCGAAGCCCTGGAGATCGTTCCTGGCTTGATTGTCACGCAGCATTCCGGAGAAGGCAAAGCCAACCAATATTTTCTACGCGGCTTCAATCTCGACCACGGGACGGATCTGGCCATTACCGTGGACGGCATGCCCGTCAACATGCCGACCCATGGCCATGGGCAAGGCTATGCCGATATCAACTTCCTGATTCCGGAGCTGATCCAGTCGGTGAACGTACGCAAGGGGCCATACTTCGCAGATGTTGGCGATTTCGGCTCGGCCGGAGCTGTCGGAATCGACTATGTCAATAAACTGCCCAGAAACATCGCCGAAGTGAGCCTTGGCAGCTTCGGGTACCGCCGTGCCGTGACGGCGGGATCCGCGACCGTCGGCGACGGCACTCTGCTCTCGGCCATCGAAGGTACAAAGTATAACGGTCCATGGGATGTTCCGGACGATGTGCGCAAGATCAATGGTCTGCTGCGCTATAGTCAGGGCACCGTGACCGATGGCTTCACTCTGAGCGGCATGGCCTATGCCAACGCCTGGAATTCCACCGATCAGGTCGCGCAGAGGGCCATCGATCAAGGCTTGATTAATCGCTGGGGGACGATCGATCCGACTGATGGGGGCGTCTCCAGTCGGTTCAGCTTGTCCGCCAATTTTGCCCATTCAAGCGCGTACGGCCAGACCAACGTCAGCGCCTACGCTATTCGTTCAGACCTGCAGCTCTACAACAACTTCACGTACTTTCTCGACAATCCCGTCAATGGCGACCAGTTCAACCAACTCGATCGCCGATCGGTCGGCGGCTTCGATGCACGACACGCTTTTGACTGGCGGTTTGGCAGCCTTGAGACTCAGACCCGCGTGGGTGTGCAGACCCGCTACGACGACATCCAGGTGGGCCTGTTCAAGACCGAGCAGCGAAATTGGCTTTCGACCGTGCGCGAGGATCGGGTGCAGGAGGGCAACGTCGGCATATGGACCGACAGCACGACGCGTTGGACCGACTGGCTGCGCACGACGGTCGGCATCCGGGAAGATTTGTTCGCGGGGCGTGTGCTGAGTGACACGCCGGAAAATTCAGGGAATGCGCAGGCTTCGATGGTGAGCCCCAAGGCCGGCATCGTGCTTGGCCCGTGGTTCAAGACTGAACTCTACGGCAATGCCGGGTACGGCTTGCACAGCAACGATATCAGGGGCGCGACCATCACGGTTGATCCCAATGACAAAGTGACGCCGCTCGATCGTGTGCCGTTGCTGGTGCGGTCACGCGGTGCGGAAGTCGGCGTTCGCACCAGACCCATCAACGGCCTCACCAGCTCGGTCGCACTATTCGTTCTCGATTTCGATTCCGAGCTTCTATTCGTCGGCGACGCTGGTACGACCGAGCCGAGCCGGCCGAGCCGCCGGGTCGGTGTCGAGTGGGTGAACCAATACAAGCCGCTGCCTTGGCTGTCGGTCGATCTCGATCTCGCCTACACCCGCGCGCGCTTTACCAACATTGACCCTGTGGGCGACCGCATACCCGGCGCGCCGGCATGGGTAGGAAGCGCTGCCATTACCTTCGGCAACGAGACCGGCTGGTTCGGCGCTTTGAAAGCTCGCTATTTCGGACCACGACCGCTTGTCGAGGACGACAGTGTTCGGTCGCTGTCGTCGCTCATTTTCAACGCGCGCGCGGGATATCGATTCGACAACGGGCTACGCGTGCAGCTCGACGTGCTCAACCTCTTCAATGCGCACACGAACCAGATCGAATATTACTACGTGTCGCGACTGCCGGGTGAACCTATCGAAGGCGTCGCCGATCGTCATGTTCACCCAGCAGAACCCCTCGCGGTGCGTCTTACAGTAGCGGCTCGGCTCTGA
- a CDS encoding DUF6894 family protein, with translation MRRYYFHFEGNRPHTDETGEFLEDDEAAWAAALRLVRDVENGLRPGENWTLRVVSEDTPVYILRVMTKRYR, from the coding sequence ATGCGCAGGTACTACTTTCATTTTGAGGGGAATCGTCCACACACGGACGAGACGGGCGAGTTCCTGGAGGACGATGAAGCCGCCTGGGCTGCTGCGCTCCGGTTGGTACGGGACGTGGAGAATGGGTTGCGACCGGGTGAGAACTGGACACTGCGCGTGGTCAGCGAGGACACGCCCGTATATATCCTCAGGGTAATGACGAAGCGCTACCGCTGA
- a CDS encoding Crp/Fnr family transcriptional regulator: MNDSIIRNLEVKRTAQLHFSKGVSQNKAAVRSENRALEKLRGSFVPIRGLRLVRRSLPVCKKSGGTVHLCALSDGGFLWWNAKSTHSLIEWKRMRSEESNSDGAPENELLRSLAPKDFRSLRPYMDEIDGYSGQALCYPGDAVENIYFPCGPTLVSFAVATDDDREIEVLLVGREGAAGGVISHGLLPAYSRLAVKMAGPLVRLSARKLYEAQQESSGLNQLLARYADCFVAQTFQSIACNAAHSIEQRAAKWIIDLVEHTGAGTVPLTHEQFAGILGVGRSYASRVLHDFKAAGVIETARGSITVRDLKALHRSSCSCNSSVKKHFAEVLRAERNGGK, encoded by the coding sequence ATGAACGACAGTATCATCAGGAATTTGGAGGTCAAACGGACAGCGCAACTGCACTTTTCGAAAGGCGTATCACAAAACAAGGCCGCCGTGCGGAGTGAAAACCGAGCACTGGAAAAGCTGAGGGGGTCGTTCGTTCCGATTCGGGGGCTCAGACTAGTGCGCCGGTCTCTCCCCGTGTGCAAAAAATCGGGGGGCACGGTGCATTTGTGTGCACTTTCAGACGGTGGGTTCCTTTGGTGGAACGCTAAAAGCACTCACTCACTAATCGAGTGGAAGCGGATGCGTTCTGAAGAATCCAACAGTGACGGCGCGCCTGAAAACGAGCTGCTGCGGTCACTTGCCCCCAAGGACTTCAGAAGTCTCAGACCCTATATGGATGAGATCGACGGGTATTCCGGCCAAGCTCTCTGCTATCCAGGCGATGCCGTCGAGAATATCTATTTTCCTTGCGGACCCACGCTGGTTTCCTTCGCCGTTGCGACCGATGATGATCGCGAGATTGAAGTTCTGCTGGTTGGACGGGAGGGAGCCGCAGGCGGCGTGATCAGTCACGGCCTCCTGCCGGCCTACTCTCGCTTGGCAGTGAAAATGGCTGGGCCATTGGTCCGGCTCTCAGCCCGCAAGCTTTATGAGGCGCAACAAGAATCGAGTGGGCTGAATCAACTGCTCGCCAGATATGCCGATTGCTTTGTGGCGCAAACTTTCCAATCAATTGCCTGCAACGCGGCGCATTCCATCGAGCAACGGGCAGCGAAGTGGATCATCGATCTCGTGGAGCACACGGGTGCTGGCACTGTTCCACTCACGCATGAGCAGTTTGCAGGGATACTCGGAGTAGGGCGAAGCTACGCCAGCCGCGTCCTTCATGACTTCAAAGCTGCCGGCGTGATCGAGACCGCCCGCGGCAGTATCACCGTTCGCGACCTCAAAGCTCTTCATCGCAGTTCTTGCTCATGCAACTCGTCGGTCAAAAAGCATTTTGCCGAGGTTCTCCGAGCGGAAAGAAACGGCGGGAAGTGA
- a CDS encoding DUF2934 domain-containing protein, with translation MPEPTEQEIRERAHKLWEQAGKPEGRDEEFWRAAEQELRNEDESNTLRTPDTL, from the coding sequence ATGCCCGAGCCGACCGAGCAAGAGATCAGAGAACGTGCGCACAAGCTCTGGGAGCAGGCGGGCAAGCCCGAAGGTCGCGACGAAGAATTTTGGCGCGCCGCCGAGCAGGAGCTGCGCAACGAGGACGAGTCGAATACATTGCGGACGCCGGATACGTTGTGA
- a CDS encoding DUF2934 domain-containing protein, with the protein MDEQKKIEHQIELATRAAALVKDETTSRGFRSFAEEMKQKLRRMMRRGKVRARAYELWEQAGRPADRDLEFWLEAERQVEEEREPRKGPSPS; encoded by the coding sequence GTGGACGAGCAGAAAAAGATAGAGCACCAGATCGAGCTAGCCACGCGAGCGGCCGCGCTCGTCAAGGACGAAACCACGTCCCGCGGGTTCAGGAGCTTCGCCGAGGAGATGAAGCAGAAGCTCCGCCGCATGATGCGGCGCGGCAAGGTGCGGGCACGCGCCTACGAACTGTGGGAGCAGGCCGGCCGGCCGGCCGACCGCGATCTGGAATTCTGGCTCGAAGCGGAACGGCAGGTCGAAGAAGAGCGCGAACCGAGGAAGGGCCCGTCACCCTCATAG
- a CDS encoding response regulator transcription factor, producing MTRILLIEDDIETAEAIVAELAERSFEVQWAPNGIEGLDHARTSHPDAMIVDRMLPGMDGLTVVEALRNDQIRTPVLVLSALGAVDDRVRGLRMGGDDYLTKPFAIVELVARIEALLRRPTENRETVLVAGPLELDLIERTARRGEREIDLLPREFRLLEYMMRRSDQLLTRAMLLEEVWNYKFVPATTNLIDVHMGRLRHKVDAPGDVQLIHNVRGSGFILRGRQ from the coding sequence ATGACACGGATTCTCCTGATCGAGGACGACATTGAAACTGCGGAGGCGATCGTCGCCGAGCTTGCCGAGCGCAGTTTCGAGGTGCAGTGGGCGCCGAACGGCATCGAAGGTCTCGACCACGCACGGACCTCGCATCCCGATGCCATGATCGTCGACCGCATGCTGCCGGGCATGGATGGGCTGACCGTCGTCGAGGCGCTGCGCAATGACCAGATCAGGACGCCCGTGCTGGTCCTGAGCGCGCTCGGGGCGGTCGACGACCGCGTGCGGGGCCTGCGCATGGGAGGCGACGACTATCTCACCAAGCCGTTCGCGATCGTCGAGCTGGTCGCGCGGATCGAGGCCTTGCTGCGCCGCCCGACGGAGAACCGCGAAACCGTCCTCGTGGCGGGCCCGCTGGAGCTCGACCTGATCGAGCGAACTGCCCGGCGCGGCGAACGCGAGATCGACCTGCTGCCGCGTGAATTCCGCCTGCTCGAATACATGATGCGCCGGAGCGATCAATTGCTGACGCGCGCAATGCTGCTCGAAGAGGTCTGGAACTACAAATTCGTTCCCGCGACCACCAACCTGATCGACGTGCACATGGGCCGGCTCCGGCACAAGGTCGATGCTCCCGGCGATGTACAGCTGATCCATAACGTTCGCGGCTCCGGCTTCATCCTGCGCGGGCGCCAGTAG
- a CDS encoding sensor histidine kinase: MQFIRSNTFLWALAVAATLALFVVGLFAFVYRELDDYLIARSDRMITTQIHFMAGLPRDRRARAVADQLEQDSRHVHYAGLFSARGARLAGNIDRVPSGFDLDGTVQGVRLDPLETAAGRSPIVRTVGRRLDDGDVLVLGRHVDETREISSVVGQALALGVLPAFCLCVLAGAWLSVRAQKRVEEVNQRVQRIVAGELRERLPEGNADDPFARLARIVNGMLDEMETMINALAGVGNDIAHDLRTPLTRARLALERGRTHATTLAQLQEVTDKAIAGIDQSLAIVTALLRLTEIENNRRTAGFGNVALDEILREVCDVYEPIAEDKGIALGVVIDRGVQVWGDRDLLFEAIANLVDNAVKFTPAGGRVKLELKSDDRTALVGVSDTGPGINEQEREAVLRRFYRSDKIRNTPGVGLGLSLVAAIVKLHGFRLIIGPAPGGRVEILACTARESAARRMPISDVGSGKREVDVMATRDALDAGTCRMSETEFRGVTPSLVACASASLLKPVSRFEMWEC; encoded by the coding sequence ATGCAATTCATCCGTTCGAACACGTTCCTGTGGGCTCTGGCGGTCGCCGCCACCCTCGCGCTGTTCGTCGTCGGATTGTTCGCGTTCGTCTACCGGGAGCTGGACGACTATCTGATCGCACGTTCCGATCGCATGATTACTACGCAGATCCACTTCATGGCCGGTCTGCCGCGGGATCGCCGCGCCCGCGCGGTTGCCGATCAACTTGAGCAGGATTCTCGGCATGTGCACTATGCCGGGCTGTTCAGCGCCCGCGGTGCGCGCCTTGCCGGCAACATCGACCGCGTGCCAAGCGGGTTCGATCTCGACGGAACAGTGCAAGGCGTTCGGCTCGATCCGCTGGAGACAGCGGCGGGCCGCAGCCCCATCGTGAGAACTGTCGGCAGGCGTCTCGATGATGGCGATGTCCTGGTGCTGGGACGGCACGTCGATGAGACGCGCGAGATATCGAGCGTAGTGGGGCAGGCGCTTGCGCTCGGCGTGCTGCCCGCCTTCTGCCTCTGCGTGCTCGCCGGCGCCTGGCTGAGCGTCCGCGCCCAGAAACGAGTCGAGGAAGTGAACCAGCGGGTCCAGCGAATCGTGGCCGGGGAGCTGCGCGAGCGACTTCCGGAGGGCAATGCGGATGATCCGTTCGCGCGGCTCGCCAGGATCGTCAATGGCATGCTCGACGAGATGGAGACGATGATCAACGCGCTTGCCGGCGTCGGCAACGACATCGCCCACGATCTCAGGACGCCGCTGACGCGGGCAAGGCTGGCGCTGGAGCGCGGCCGAACCCATGCGACCACGCTGGCGCAGCTTCAGGAAGTCACGGACAAGGCGATCGCCGGCATCGACCAGTCGCTCGCGATCGTCACCGCCCTGCTGCGCCTGACCGAGATCGAGAACAACCGTCGCACAGCCGGCTTCGGCAACGTCGCACTGGACGAGATCCTGCGCGAAGTGTGCGACGTCTACGAGCCCATCGCCGAGGACAAAGGCATCGCGCTCGGCGTCGTCATCGATCGGGGCGTGCAGGTGTGGGGCGACCGGGACCTGCTGTTCGAGGCGATCGCCAATCTCGTGGACAACGCCGTCAAGTTCACGCCGGCAGGCGGTCGGGTGAAGCTCGAGCTCAAATCGGACGACAGGACGGCGCTCGTTGGCGTGAGCGACACCGGGCCCGGCATCAACGAGCAGGAGCGCGAAGCGGTGCTTCGGCGGTTCTACCGCTCCGACAAGATACGGAACACGCCGGGCGTCGGGCTCGGGCTGAGCCTGGTGGCCGCCATCGTCAAGCTGCATGGTTTTCGGCTGATCATCGGTCCGGCGCCCGGGGGTCGGGTCGAGATTCTGGCCTGCACTGCAAGGGAAAGCGCAGCTCGCCGCATGCCGATCTCGGATGTTGGATCAGGCAAGCGCGAAGTGGATGTGATGGCCACGCGCGATGCTCTCGATGCCGGGACATGCCGGATGTCTGAAACCGAATTCAGAGGTGTGACGCCCAGTTTAGTGGCCTGCGCGTCCGCAAGCCTCCTAAAACCTGTCAGCCGTTTCGAAATGTGGGAGTGTTAG
- the rpoH gene encoding RNA polymerase sigma factor RpoH: MQTSLEIARNASAAPVPFLSAYAVAIKRYEFLEPGEEQQLARRWQETRDEGAANALVTSHLRIAAKVARGYKGYGLPLVDLIAEANLGLVIAASRFEPDRGARFSTYAVPWIKASIHAYILRSWSLVKIGTTAAQKKLFFRLRGEMRKAMGGAMARLTPDVAAVIAEKLEVTACEVMEMDARLNGDMSLNARVGGEEDGAEWETLLVDDAVDAETILADREQSERRSSALRAALGGLTARERHVLEARRLTDHPVTLDQLGVELSISSERVRQIEIRAFAKVRRAVILAARDAARAGEVLPLAARRGRARGANVPATIP; the protein is encoded by the coding sequence ATGCAGACCAGTCTTGAGATCGCGAGAAATGCCAGCGCTGCGCCGGTCCCGTTCCTCAGTGCGTATGCGGTGGCCATCAAGCGCTACGAATTTCTCGAGCCGGGCGAGGAGCAGCAGCTCGCGCGCCGATGGCAGGAGACGCGGGACGAGGGCGCGGCGAATGCGCTCGTCACCAGTCATCTGCGGATCGCGGCCAAGGTGGCGCGCGGCTACAAGGGATACGGCTTGCCGCTGGTCGATTTGATCGCCGAAGCCAATCTCGGTCTCGTCATCGCCGCCTCACGCTTCGAGCCCGACCGCGGCGCGCGGTTCTCCACCTACGCGGTGCCGTGGATCAAGGCCTCCATTCATGCCTACATCCTGCGCTCCTGGTCCCTGGTCAAGATCGGCACGACGGCGGCGCAGAAGAAGCTGTTCTTCCGGCTGCGTGGTGAGATGCGGAAGGCCATGGGTGGTGCGATGGCAAGGCTCACGCCTGATGTCGCCGCTGTCATCGCCGAGAAGCTCGAGGTGACTGCCTGCGAGGTGATGGAGATGGACGCGCGCCTGAACGGCGACATGTCGCTGAACGCACGCGTCGGGGGCGAGGAGGATGGCGCCGAGTGGGAAACGCTGCTGGTCGATGACGCCGTCGACGCGGAGACGATCCTGGCCGATCGCGAGCAGTCCGAGCGCCGCAGCAGCGCCCTGCGTGCCGCGCTGGGCGGCCTCACGGCACGCGAGCGCCACGTCCTGGAAGCGAGGCGGCTGACAGACCACCCGGTCACGCTCGATCAGCTCGGCGTCGAGCTGTCGATCTCCAGCGAACGCGTCAGGCAGATCGAGATCCGCGCCTTCGCCAAGGTCAGGCGCGCCGTCATCCTCGCCGCGCGCGACGCGGCCCGCGCCGGTGAAGTATTGCCGCTTGCGGCGCGCCGTGGGCGCGCGAGGGGGGCGAATGTCCCGGCAACGATCCCCTGA